In Malus sylvestris chromosome 15, drMalSylv7.2, whole genome shotgun sequence, a single genomic region encodes these proteins:
- the LOC126601336 gene encoding cytochrome c oxidase assembly factor 6 isoform X3 — MATEAYAARNPAEVHTDVLSNARQACYKARDAFYACVEKESDKKQTEIASKGLLYPAECKASREEFVKHCRTSWVKHFDALYCKNKSLKRLLDDKDSRKGV; from the exons ATGGCCACGGAAGCTTACGCCGCACGAAACCCAGCAGAGGTTCACACGGACGTCCTCTCCAATGCCAGACAAGCTTGCTACAAG GCTCGGGACGCTTTCTATGCGTGTGTGGAGAAAGAATCGGACAAGAAGCAGACCGAAATCGCGTCGAAGGGCCTGTTGTACCCAGCAGAATGCAAAGCTTCGAGGGAGGAGTTTGTCAAACACTGCCGTACTTCTTGG GTGAAGCATTTTGATGCGCTATACTGCAAGAACAAGAGTCTGAAGAGGCTTTTGGATGATAAAGATTCGAGGAAAG GAGTATAA
- the LOC126601336 gene encoding uncharacterized protein LOC126601336 isoform X1 — translation MATEAYAARNPAEVHTDVLSNARQACYKARDAFYACVEKESDKKQTEIASKGLLYPAECKASREEFVKHCRTSWVKHFDALYCKNKSLKRLLDDKDSRKGTRMVEVNGNFIHFGRSIKLELAPEQ, via the exons ATGGCCACGGAAGCTTACGCCGCACGAAACCCAGCAGAGGTTCACACGGACGTCCTCTCCAATGCCAGACAAGCTTGCTACAAG GCTCGGGACGCTTTCTATGCGTGTGTGGAGAAAGAATCGGACAAGAAGCAGACCGAAATCGCGTCGAAGGGCCTGTTGTACCCAGCAGAATGCAAAGCTTCGAGGGAGGAGTTTGTCAAACACTGCCGTACTTCTTGG GTGAAGCATTTTGATGCGCTATACTGCAAGAACAAGAGTCTGAAGAGGCTTTTGGATGATAAAGATTCGAGGAAAG GTACAAGGATGGTTGAAGTGAATGGAAACTTTATCCATTTTGGCAGGAGTATAAAGCTTGAATTGGCTCCTGAACAATGA
- the LOC126601336 gene encoding cytochrome c oxidase assembly factor 6 isoform X2, with amino-acid sequence MATEAYAARNPAEVHTDVLSNARQACYKARDAFYACVEKESDKKQTEIASKGLLYPAECKASREEFVKHCRTSWVKHFDALYCKNKSLKRLLDDKDSRKGPLSLPQPYTFKPTTTS; translated from the exons ATGGCCACGGAAGCTTACGCCGCACGAAACCCAGCAGAGGTTCACACGGACGTCCTCTCCAATGCCAGACAAGCTTGCTACAAG GCTCGGGACGCTTTCTATGCGTGTGTGGAGAAAGAATCGGACAAGAAGCAGACCGAAATCGCGTCGAAGGGCCTGTTGTACCCAGCAGAATGCAAAGCTTCGAGGGAGGAGTTTGTCAAACACTGCCGTACTTCTTGG GTGAAGCATTTTGATGCGCTATACTGCAAGAACAAGAGTCTGAAGAGGCTTTTGGATGATAAAGATTCGAGGAAAGGTCCGTTGTCACTTCCACAGCCTTACACTTTCAAGCCTACCACCACTAGTTAA
- the LOC126605265 gene encoding bHLH transcription factor RHL1-like, with the protein MQPCSREMQEMNSLLNASASASQLSLQDHHHLQHHQQQQSHSHSSQMHPQIPNPSASHFDSATHDDFLEQMLSTLGPSWASAADDAPPPSSSNPDNVVFSYDDSATLASKFRSQQISAGSGANKSASASAAAAAAMMLQHQLMMSRSGAADSGFSPMGLSLGNNGDFDRSNNDVGDVSSFKSPNTVGGDGASSVQSLFNGFGGSLHGAANSQSPNFHHPQGGQLQAQNYGGAGAAMNQAPAGGSAGAAPAQPKPRVRARRGQATDPHSIAERLRRERIAERMKALQELVPNANKTDKASMLDEIIDYVKFLQLQVKVLSMSRLGGAAAVAPLVADMSSEGGGDCIQASANGGTRGRSSNGNQTASSSNDNSMTVTEHQVAKLMEEDMGSAMQYLQGKGLCLMPISLATAISTATCHSRNPLLQNSNNNPVIPSNGGDGPSSPSMSVLTVQSATMGNGGVEGSVKDATSVSKP; encoded by the exons atgcagcCTTGTAGCAGAGAAATGCAAGAAATGAACTCTCTATTGAACGCCTCTGCTTCCGCCTCTCAGCTCTCCCTCCAAGATCACCACCACCTCCAAcaccaccaacaacaacaatctCACTCTCACAGCTCCCAGATGCATCCACAGATTCCGAACCCCTCCGCGTCCCACTTCGACTCCGCCACCCACGACGACTTCCTCGAGCAAATGCTCTCCACCCTCGGCCCCTCCTGGGCCTCTGCGGCCGACGACGCCCCGCCTCCATCCTCCTCCAACCCTGACAATGTCGTCTTCTCCTACGATGACTCCGCCACCCTCGCCTCCAAGTTTCGCAGCCAGCAGATCAGCGCCGGTTCCGGCGCTAACAAGTCCGCCTCCGCATCTGCCGCCGCTGCCGCCGCCATGATGCTCCAGCACCAGCTCATGATGTCCAGATCAGGCGCCGCCGACTCCGGCTTCTCTCCCATGGGATTGTCCTTGGGGAACAACGGAGACTTTGACCGGTCCAACAACGACGTCGGCGACGTCTCCTCCTTCAAATCCCCCAATACGGTG GGAGGCGATGGGGCTTCTTCTGTTCAATCTCTGTTCAATGGTTTTGGCGGATCACTGCATGGAGCTGCAAATTCTCAGTCTCCCAATTTTCACCACCCTCAG GGAGGTCAGCTGCAAGCGCAGAACTACGGAGGTGCAGGGGCAGCGATGAACCAAGCTCCGGCGGGTGGGTCGGCTGGGGCTGCGCCGGCCCAACCCAAGCCCAGAGTCAGGGCGAGAAGAGGTCAAGCCACTGACCCACACAGCATAGCCGAAAGA TTACGGCGAGAGAGAATTGCAGAGAGAATGAAGGCTCTGCAGGAGCTGGTTCCCAACGCCAACAag ACGGACAAAGCTTCAATGCTGGATGAGATAATCGATTATGTAAAATTCCTCCAGCTCCAAGTCAAG GTTCTGAGCATGAGCAGGTTGGGCGGTGCAGCTGCTGTTGCTCCCCTTGTTGCTGATATGTCCTCTGAG GGTGGCGGTGACTGTATCCAAGCCAGTGCCAACGGCGGGACCCGCGGACGGAGCTCAAACGGCAACCAAACGGCGTCATCATCCAACGACAACAGCATGACGGTGACGGAACACCAAGTCGCCAAGCTCATGGAGGAAGACATGGGCTCCGCCATGCAGTACCTCCAGGGAAAAGGCCTCTGCCTCATGCCGATTTCCTTGGCCACCGCCATCTCCACAGCCACATGTCACTCCAGGAACCCCCTCCTCCAGAACAGTAACAACAACCCGGTCATCCCGTCCAACGGTGGCGACGGGCCATCTTCACCCAGCATGTCCGTGCTGACCGTCCAGTCAGCCACCATGGGTAACGGCGGGGTTGAGGGTTCCGTCAAAGACGCCACCTCCGTTTCCAAGCCCTGA
- the LOC126603592 gene encoding NADP-dependent glyceraldehyde-3-phosphate dehydrogenase-like: MAGSGLFAEILDGEAYKYYGDGEWKKSSSGKLVPIINPTTRKVQYKVQACTQEEVNKVMETAKIAQKAWAKTPLWKRAELLHRAASILKEHKAPIGESLVKEIAKPAKDAITEVVRSGDLVSYCAEEGVRILGEGKFLVSDSFPGNDRTKYCLTSKIPLGVVLAIPPFNYPVNLAVSKIAPALIAGNALVLKPPTQGAVSCLHMVHCFHLAGFPKGLISCVTGKGSEIGDFLTMHPGVNCISFTGGDTGIAISKKAGMIPLQMELGGKDACIVLEDADLDLVAANIIKGGFSYSGQRCTAVKVVLVMESVADALVAKVNARVAKLTVGPPEDNSDITPVVSESSANFIEGLVVDAKQKGATFCQEYKRDGNLIWPLLLDNVRPDMRIAWEEPFGPVLPVIRITTVEEGIHHCNASNFGLQGCVFTKDINKAMLIGDAMETGTVQINSAPARGPDHFPFQGIKDSGIGSQGITNSINMMTKIKTTVINLPTPSYTMG, encoded by the exons ATGGCTGGGAGTGGATTGTTCGCAGAGATTCTTGATGGAGAAGCATACAAGTATTATGGTGATGGGGAGTGGAAGAAATCATCTTCTGGTAAACTTGTTCCCATCATCAACCCTACCACAAGAAAGGTTCAGTACAAGGTTCAAG CTTGTACACAGGAAGAGGTGAACAAGGTCATGGAGACGGCAAAAATAGCGCAGAAGGCGTGGGCTAAGACCCCGCTTTGGAAGCGGGCCGAGCTCCTTCACAGGGCTGCTTCTATCCTCAAAGAACACAAAGCTCCAATTGGAGAGTCACTGGTTAAAGAAATTGCTAAACCTGCTAAAGATGCTATCACAGAG GTTGTGAGGTCTGGAGATTTGGTGTCTTACTGTGCCGAAGAAGGGGTTAGGATTCTCGGAGAGGGGAAGTTCTTGGTGTCTGATAGTTTCCCGGGAAATGACAGAACAAAATATTGCTTAACTTCCAAG ATTCCACTCGGTGTGGTTCTAGCCATTCCACCATTTAACTATCCTGTCAACCTTGCTGTCTCAAAAATTGCTCCTGCGCTGATCGCTGGAAACGCCCTTGTGCTCAAGCCCCCAACTCAG GGTGCTGTTTCTTGCCTTCATATGGTGCATTGCTTCCACTTGGCTGGATTTCCCAAAGGCCTTATTAGCTGTGTCACTGGGAAAGGATCTGAGATCGGCGACTTCCTTACCATGCATCCTGGAGTGAACTGCATTAG CTTCACTGGTGGTGACACCGGCATTGCAATTTCGAAAAAGGCAGGCATGATCCCTCTTCAGATGGAATTGGGAGGAAAAGATGCATGCATTGTGCTTGAAGATGCCGACCTAGATTTGGTCGCGGCAAACATAATAAAGGGAGGCTTTTCTTACAG CGGTCAAAGATGTACTGCTGTTAAGGTTGTCTTGGTGATGGAATCCGTTGCTGATGCCCTGGTTGCGAAAGTGAATGCACGAGTGGCGAAATTAACTGTTGGTCCACCAGAGGATAACAGTGACATCACTCCCGTTGTTTCAGAATCATCTGCGAATTTTATTGAAGGTTTGGTTGTGGATGCAAAACAGAAAGGAGCAACATTTTGCCAAGAGTACAAGAGAGACGGCAACCTTATCTGGCCTTTGTTGTTAGATAATGTCAGGCCGGACATGAGAATTGCATGGGAAGAGCCATTCGGTCCAGTTTTGCCCGTTATTAGGATTACTACGGTAGAAGAAGGAATCCACCATTGCAATGCCAGTAACTTCGGACTCCAG GGCTGTGTGTTCACAAAGGACATCAACAAGGCCATGTTGATTGGTGATGCAATGGAGACGGGAACTGTTCAAATAAACTCCGCACCTGCTCGTGGACCAGATCATTTTCCGTTCCAG GGCATAAAGGACAGTGGAATTGGTTCACAAGGAATCACCAACAGCATCAACATGATGACCAAGATCAAGACCACTGTAATCAACTTGCCAACCCCTTCTTACACCATGGGTTAG
- the LOC126604074 gene encoding 40S ribosomal protein S12-like → MSGDEEVAVPVEPVAVAAALGEPMDLLTALQLVLRKSLAHGGLTRGLHEGAKVIEKHAAQLCVVAEDCDQADYVKLVKALCADHNVKLMSIPSAKTLGEWAGLCKIDSEGKARKVVGCSCVVVKDFGEESEGLHVVQEHLKSH, encoded by the exons ATGTCAGG AGATGAAGAAGTTGCTGTTCCTGTTGAGCCTGTTGCAGTTGCTGCAGCTCTAGGTGAACCAATGGACCTTTTGACAGCCTTGCAACTTGTGCTGAGGAAGTCATTGGCTCATGGTGGGCTCACTCGTGGACTGCACGAGGGTGCAAAGGTCATTGAGAAGCATGCTGCACAACTCTGCGTTGTAGCTGAGGACTGTGACCAGGCTGATTATGTTAAGCTGGTCAAGGCACTATGTGCAGATCATAATGTTAAGCTTATGTCAATTCCTAGTGCTAAAACCCTTGGAGAATGGGCGGGT CTTTGCAAGATTGATTCAGAAGGAAAGGCAAGAAAGGTGGTTGGTTGCTCCTGTGTTGTTGTGAAG gattttggtgaagaatcgGAAGGTCTTCATGTTGTTCAGGAGCACCTCAAGTCCCAttaa
- the LOC126604073 gene encoding 40S ribosomal protein S12-like, whose product MSGEEEIAVPIAEPVAAAAALGEPMDLLTALQLVLRKSLAHGGLTRGLHEGAKVIEKHAAQLCVVAEDCDQADYVKLVKALCADHNVKLMSIPSAKTLGEWAGLCKIDSEGKARKVVGCSCVVVKDFGEESEGLHVVQEHIKSH is encoded by the exons ATGTCAGG AGAAGAAGAGATCGCTGTTCCTATTGCTGAgcctgttgctgctgctgcagcTCTAGGCGAACCCATGGACCTTCTGACCGCACTGCAACTTGTGCTGAGGAAGTCATTGGCTCATGGTGGGCTCACTCGTGGACTCCACGAAGGTGCAAAGGTCATCGAGAAGCACGCTGCACAGCTCTGTGTTGTAGCTGAGGACTGTGACCAGGCTGATTATGTTAAGCTTGTTAAGGCTCTATGCGCTGATCATAATGTCAAACTAATGTCAATTCCTAGTGCGAAAACTCTTGGAGAATGGGCTGGT CTTTGCAAGATTGATTCCGAAGGAAAGGCAAGAAAGGTTGTTGGTTGCTCTTGCGTCGTTGTGAAG GATTTTGGCGAGGAATCGGAAGGCCTCCATGTTGTTCAGGAGCACATTAAGTCCCATTAA
- the LOC126603430 gene encoding uncharacterized protein LOC126603430, with protein MHPKLQNFQIFLQSPDLQIPIQTLTLSPIQTPTLRHLKLSVFSHVLPSLYFTLNGKPLNDSTSLFDSQITPLSTLILRIRALGGGGDGGATGAESRDCYLKMYAEKKPDKVDPNEQRLSKWLNCALSNEPLKEPCVMDFLGNVFNKEALVEALLGKKVPKAFGHIKGLKDMISIHLTPITGAEFNRQSVAGPRFQCPITGVEFNGKCKFVGLRTCGHVLSSKALKEIKSSTCLVCHAGFSEADKIVINGNEEEVAELRERMEAEKAKGRVKKVKKTKNWNAGVNGEEGVDLEASRLSGTKHGIDARAVEKASTKLEVNVKVVNGGADVKGANNGGAKRFKAVDIAPANATKEVYASIFTSSRKKDFKETFSCRSLPLGRN; from the coding sequence ATGCATCCCAAACTTCAAAATTTCCAAATCTTCCTGCAATCTCCCGATCTCCAAATCCCAattcaaaccctaaccctatcCCCAATTCAGACCCCAACTCTCCGGCACCTCAAGCTCTCAGTTTTCTCCCATGTCCTACCATCGCTTTACTTCACCCTCAATGGTAAGCCCCTAAACGATTCCACTTCGCTTTTCGATTCCCAAATTACCCCTCTTTCTACTCTGATTTTACGAATTAGAGCGCTTGGCGGTGGCGGCGATGGCGGCGCGACAGGAGCGGAGTCTCGCGACTGCTATCTCAAGATGTACGCGGAGAAGAAGCCCGATAAGGTTGACCCGAACGAGCAGAGGCTTTCGAAGTGGCTCAATTGTGCGCTGTCGAACGAGCCATTGAAGGAGCCGTGCGTGATGGATTTTCTGGGGAACGTGTTTAACAAGGAAGCTCTTGTGGAGGCGTTGTTGGGGAAGAAGGTGCCCAAGGCGTTTGGGCATATAAAGGGGTTGAAGGATATGATAAGTATTCATCTTACCCCAATCACCGGGGCTGAATTCAATCGCCAATCCGTTGCCGGGCCACGGTTTCAGTGTCCCATTACAGGGGTCGAGTTCAACGGTAAGTGTAAGTTTGTGGGATTAAGAACTTGTGGGCATGTGTTGAGTTCAAAGGCTTTGAAGGAGATAAAGTCGTCAACTTGCCTTGTTTGCCATGCGGGATTTTCGGAGGCGGATAAGATTGTGATTAATGGGAATGAAGAGGAAGTTGCGGAGTTGAGGGAGAGGATGGAGGCCGAGAAGGCGAAAGGGAGAgtgaagaaggtgaagaagacGAAAAACTGGAATGCTGGTGTGAATGGCGAGGAGGGTGTGGATTTGGAGGCCTCACGGTTGAGTGGTACCAAGCATGGTATTGATGCTAGGGCTGTGGAGAAGGCTTCAACAAAGTTAGAGGTAAATGTGAAGGTTGTGAATGGTGGGGCTGATGTGAAGGGTGCGAATAATGGTGGGGCGAAGAGGTTCAAGGCGGTGGATATTGCCCCTGCTAATGCTACTAAGGAAGTGTATGCGTCCATCTTCACGTCATCAAGGAAGAAGGATTTCAAGGAAACATTTTCTTGCAGATCTCTCCCACTTGGTAGAAACTGA
- the LOC126603432 gene encoding probable CCR4-associated factor 1 homolog 7 — protein MVFALLGLVICFDLCCYCPKKMSSFPKSDSIHIREVWSDNLEEEFKLIRSVVEEYQYVAMDTEFPGIVLRPVGTFKDSYDYHYQTLKANVDLLKLIQLGLTFSDEKGNLPTCGTDKHCVWQFNFRDFNPNEDVYASDSIELLSQSGMDFVKNNEKGVDASKFTELLMTSGVVLSDNVVWVTFHSGYDFGYLLKLLTGQSLPNTQVGFFKMIKVYFPTVYDIKHLMRFCNSLHGGLNKLAELLDVERIGISHQAGSDSLLTCSTFMKLKETFFDGSIDKYAGVLYGLGVENGPTSP, from the coding sequence ATGGTTTTTGCTCTTTTGGGTCTCGTTATTTGCTTCGATTTGTGTTGTTATTGCCCGAAGAAAATGTCTAGTTTTCCAAAAAGCGATTCGATTCACATTAGGGAAGTTTGGAGCGATAATCTTGAGGAGGAGTTTAAATTGATTCGCAGTGTTGTAGAGGAATACCAATATGTAGCGATGGACACAGAGTTTCCCGGTATCGTTTTGAGGCCTGTAGGGACTTTCAAGGACAGTTATGATTATCACTATCAAACCCTTAAGGCCAATGTGGACCTCTTGAAGTTGATACAGTTGGGTCTCACATTTTCTGATGAGaaagggaaccttccgacctgTGGAACCGACAAGCACTGTGTGTGGCAATTCAATTTCCGTGACTTCAACCCCAATGAGGATGTGTATGCCAGTGACTCAATAGAATTACTGTCCCAGAGCGGTATGGATTTCGTGAAGAACAATGAGAAGGGTGTTGATGCTAGTAAGTTCACCGAGCTACTAATGACATCCGGAGTTGTGCTTTCTGATAATGTGGTTTGGGTGACATTCCATAGTGGGTATGATTTCGGGTACTTGCTCAAGCTGCTTACAGGCCAAAGCCTCCCGAACACACAGGTTGGGTTCTTTAAAATGATCAAGGTGTATTTTCCTACAGTTTATGAtatcaagcatctgatgaggTTCTGCAACAGCCTTCATGGTGGGTTGAACAAACTCGCGGAGCTGTTGGATGTTGAGAGAATTGGCATCTCCCACCAAGCTGGATCGGATAGTTTGCTCACTTGCAGTACGTTCATGAAACTGAAAGAGACTTTCTTTGATGGGTCCATTGACAAATATGCTGGTGTTTTATATGGCCTTGGTGTTGAGAATGGACCTACTTCtccttga
- the LOC126603433 gene encoding mediator of RNA polymerase II transcription subunit 22b-like, translated as MNKGGGAASGGGGLGGAGSGPTAAAAVAAAQKQKALLHRVENDITNIVDNFSQLVNVSRVNDPPVRNSQEAFMMETRAARMVQAADSLLKLVSELKQTAIFSGFASLNDHVEKRIVEFNQQAENTDRLLARIGEQAAASLKELESHYYSSALRTAQNLQP; from the exons ATGAATAAGGGCGGAGGTGCAGCGTCAGGGGGAGGAGGATTGGGAGGCGCGGGGAGCGGGCCCACCGCGGCTGCTGCTGTGGCGGCAGCTCAGAAGCAGAAGGCGCTGCTTCACAGAGTAGAGAACGACATCACCAACATCGTCGACAATTTCAGCCAACTCGTCAACGTCTCCAGG GTGAATGATCCGCCTGTTAGAAACTCTCAGGAAGCTTTCATGATGGAGACGCGTGCTGCTCGAATG GTCCAGGCAGCTGATTCTCTACTTAAGTTGGTGTCGGAATTGAAACAGACGGCAATATTTTCAGGGTTTGCCTCCCTCAATGACCATGTCGAGAAAAGAATTGTGGAGTTCAACCAGCAAGCCGAGAACACGGACCGCTTGTTGGCTAGAATCGGCGAGCAGGCAGCTGCTAGCCTCAAGGAGCTCGAATCCCATTACTACTCTTCCGCGCTGAGGACTGCTCAAAACTTGCAGCCATGA